A window of the Danio aesculapii chromosome 10, fDanAes4.1, whole genome shotgun sequence genome harbors these coding sequences:
- the morn5 gene encoding MORN repeat-containing protein 5, translating into MELMGSSYDGDYNNGRMEGTGEYTIPTHTRYVGEMKDGMFHGKGVLHFPNGSKYEGTWEKGICKEGKYTFSDGLEYKETDWDYCDGEDRRFYSERCNGLKPAGESQLTDRDPPRVIPDGCYDTGNGFYDPNTRVVKGYDGNFLRNADDQEHEWIVLSCRKSWDEFTGYCPRTSTLEEK; encoded by the exons ATGGAGCTCATGGGTAGCAGTTATGACGGAGATTATAATAATGGCAG AATGGAGGGGACAGGTGAATACACAATCCCCACTCACACCAGATATGTTGGAGAAATGAAAGATGGCATGTTTCATGGAAAGGGAGTGCTGCATTTCCCCAATGGAAGCAAATATGAAGGGACTTGGGAAAAAGGAATATGCAAAG AAGGAAAGTATACATTTTCTGATGGCCTGGAGTATAAAGAGACTGACTGGGATTACTGTGATGGCGAAGACAGGCGTTTCTACTCTGAGAGGTGTAATGGCCTCAAACCAGCAG GAGAATCCCAGTTAACCGATCGGGACCCTCCGCGGGTTATTCCTGATGGATGCTATGACACTGGCAATGGCTTTTATGATCCCAATACAAGAGTTGTCAAAGGCTATGATGGCAATTTTCTTAGGAATGCAG atGACCAAGAACACGAGTGGATTGTGCTGAGCTGCAGAAAGAGCTGGGATGAGTTCACTGGCTACTGTCCAAGAACAAGCACACTAGAGGAGAAGTGA